One genomic region from Deltaproteobacteria bacterium RBG_16_64_85 encodes:
- a CDS encoding glutamate dehydrogenase encodes MALTERLEVIFQVVMNRNPGESEFHQAVKEVLESLGPVLVKYPEFTEAKVIERICEPERQTIFRVPWQDDKGEVQINRGFRVQFNSALGPYKGGLRFHPSVYLGIIKFLGFEQIFKNSLTGLPIGGAKGGSDFDPKGKSDGEVMRFCQSFMTELWRIIGEHTDVPAGDIGVGGREIGYLFGQYKRLTSKFEAGVLTGKGLVYGGSQVRTEATGYGCTYFVDEMLKARKNGFKGKKVVVSGSGNVAIYTLEKVQDLGGKVIAMSDSNGVIHDEKGINLETIKQLKEIERRRIKDYCEHHKGARYTPNGNIWDIPCDVAFPSATENEITGKDAKKLVKNGCIAVGEGANMPTTPEGVNVFIQAGIAYGPGKAANAGGVATSGLEMQQNASREAWGFEETDAKLRQIMRNVFLLCSEAAEEFGSPGNMVVGANIAGFIKVARAMIAHGIV; translated from the coding sequence ATGGCATTGACGGAGAGACTCGAGGTGATTTTCCAGGTGGTGATGAATCGCAACCCGGGGGAATCCGAGTTCCACCAGGCGGTCAAGGAGGTGCTCGAATCGCTGGGGCCGGTCCTCGTAAAATACCCGGAATTTACCGAGGCCAAGGTCATCGAGCGGATCTGCGAGCCGGAGCGCCAGACGATCTTCCGGGTTCCCTGGCAGGACGACAAGGGCGAGGTCCAGATCAACCGGGGATTCCGCGTCCAGTTCAACAGCGCGCTGGGGCCGTACAAGGGGGGGCTGCGATTCCACCCCTCTGTCTATCTGGGCATCATCAAGTTCCTCGGGTTCGAGCAGATCTTCAAGAACTCCCTGACGGGGCTGCCGATCGGGGGCGCGAAGGGCGGGTCGGATTTCGACCCGAAGGGGAAATCCGACGGAGAGGTCATGCGCTTCTGCCAGAGCTTCATGACGGAGCTGTGGAGGATCATCGGCGAGCATACCGACGTCCCCGCCGGCGACATCGGCGTAGGGGGCCGTGAGATCGGTTACCTTTTCGGGCAGTACAAGAGGCTGACCAGCAAGTTCGAGGCAGGTGTTCTCACCGGCAAGGGGCTGGTCTACGGCGGCAGCCAGGTGCGCACGGAAGCCACCGGCTACGGCTGCACCTACTTCGTCGACGAGATGCTCAAGGCGAGGAAGAACGGCTTCAAGGGGAAGAAAGTCGTCGTTTCCGGCTCCGGGAATGTGGCCATCTACACGCTGGAGAAGGTGCAGGATCTCGGGGGGAAGGTCATCGCAATGAGCGACTCCAACGGCGTGATCCACGACGAGAAGGGGATAAACCTCGAGACGATCAAGCAGCTGAAGGAAATCGAGCGCCGGCGGATCAAGGACTATTGCGAGCACCACAAGGGGGCCCGGTACACCCCGAACGGCAACATCTGGGACATCCCTTGCGACGTCGCATTCCCCTCGGCGACGGAGAACGAGATCACGGGAAAGGACGCCAAGAAGCTCGTGAAGAACGGCTGCATCGCGGTGGGCGAGGGCGCGAACATGCCCACCACGCCGGAAGGGGTCAACGTGTTCATCCAGGCGGGAATCGCCTACGGCCCGGGGAAGGCGGCCAACGCCGGCGGCGTGGCCACCTCGGGGCTGGAGATGCAGCAGAACGCCAGCAGGGAGGCGTGGGGGTTCGAGGAGACCGACGCCAAGCTGCGCCAGATCATGAGGAACGTCTTCCTGCTTTGCTCCGAGGCCGCCGAGGAGTTCGGTTCCCCCGGGAACATGGTCGTAGGGGCGAACATCGCCGGTTTCATCAAGGTCGCCCGCGCCATGATCGCGCACGGAATCGTGTAA